From the genome of Mauremys reevesii isolate NIE-2019 linkage group 24, ASM1616193v1, whole genome shotgun sequence:
GGTTCGGAGCGGCTGGGACCCCGCAGCAGTTAATGGTCCCAGCTGGACCCCTTCCTCTAAGTACCCCTGGGAGAGATGCAGTCCCAGGGTTTGACTGGTGTCCGGGGGAGTCGGGAAGGCTCCAGTTCTAGTCACGCTCCTACCACTGACTTGGCAGCTCTGGGATCGCTTCGCTGATGGGGGCGGCGAGGCTGGAGCCTTGGCTGGCTCCTGTTACAGCGGGGGACAGATCCAGCTGGCCCATGGACTAGTTGTGCCGATTGCCGGCCGTGGGCAAAGTAGGAAATGCCTTGTCAATTTGCCCAAATTGGCCTGGAGACCCCCGATTGGGAGGGTCCTTTCCTGGGCCCCTGAGCAGCGGTGATAGGGAGAGCCACTGAcctgcaggaggtggggggctgaggcGGATGGAGGGAGTGGATTTGACAGGCATGATTtcggttttggggggaggggagaattgaTGGGTTTAGCGCTGGTGTGGTTTATTCAAATGAGGCAGTGAATATGTATAATATGCAAATTGAGCAATCACAATTTGCATAAAGTCTCCAGATTTGCAGGCCTGCAGTCCCCAGGCTCAGCAGCCACCTGTCTAGGGACCTCGCTTGAGACCCACCTGCTGGGTCTGCGAATCTCCCTCTAGCTGCGCTCACTTTCCCCTCTCCCGTCCCCAGCTGGAAGCCGCCCTGGGCGAGGTGAAGAAGCAGCTGCAGGACGAGATGCTGCGTCGGGTGGACGCCGAGAACCGTCTGCAGACGCTGAAGGAAGAACTCGACTTCCAGAAGAACATTTACAGCGAGGTGAGTGGGGTCCGGCTGCCCTGGGCAAGGCCTTCCCCAATACAGACCCTCGGTGCAGATTTATACACTGTACAGACCCGTGATTTATCGCTCCCCTGTGGGGACAGGTCATGCCAACGCCCTCAGCACCAGAGAACTCCCGGCAAGATGCATTAGTGGTGTCAGCTCAGCTGAGAGCGAGCAGGGGATCCATTTAGCAGCAGTCACAAAACCCCACCTAGCTTTTGGGGCAATggggaaaaatccacacctctgagcggtGTAGTTAAGCCGATCTAAGTCCCCATGTAGccagcactaggttgatggaagaattattctcCTGGGAGGTGGATTCcctgtgttgacaggagaagtGTAGGAAGCGTCTACACTCGACACGCTACAGTGAcccaagtgtagacaaaccctgaggaTCAACTGCCGGGTTCTGGGGCACGTACGTTGCGCATGGAGCAATTCCCACTTGAGCCTGGCTCGGCACAAGTCCCACCTAGGGGGCAGGTGATGCCCAGGCGACGCCAGTGCGGGTCCCAACAGCGAAGCTAACAGCTGTTTGCTGCCCTGTGCCAGTGAGCTCCATCTCCGAGACCCAGGGCTCACGCAGCCCCTTGTTGGTGTGATCCCCCCACAGGAACTTCGCGAGACCAAGCGTCGCCACGAGACCCGCTTGGTGGAGATCGACAACGGCCGCCAGCGGGAGTTTGAGAGCAAGCTGGCCGACGCCCTCCAGGACCTGCGGGCCCAGCACGAAGCCCAGGTCAGACTGTACAAGGAGGAGCTGGAGAAGACCTATGGCTCCAAGGTAACACGCTGCACCGGGCGAGGGAGATGAGATGGGCTGTGGTGGGCCAGTGgctcaggactgggagccaggagtcctgggttctagtcctgcctTTGCCCCCAACTCTCGGTGGCctttaagcaagtcacttaaacccaaATGTTCACCCTCAGCCTGTGATCTCTGGGAGCTCAGCTCACAGCCCCCAGGGGCCTGGCTTTGAGAGGCCTGGAGCAGCCTCCCCTCCGTGTGAAATCCATGAGGAATCAGGCTGAGCTGGCAAGACGGCTAAAGCTGGGCACTGAAAGTTGGGGCCTACTTGTGAAAATGTTGGGGGCCCTTTCCCCTCTTTGGGCCCtgatttccccacctgtaaaatggagagagcACTTATTCCCCACCGGGGAGGCTGGTACTGTGGAGCGAAATCAGCGCCTGTCGGGCATGTTCACAGCCTCTGATGGGAGCCGGCCCAGAGGCCGGGGGTTTTAAAGCCATTGATCCTCTGCagctagcagctcccattgagcaGCGCTGTCAGTGCGATGGTCTCCTGCGAGGGGCTGATGGAGATAGCTCACCCTCGCAGCCCCCTGACCGGCCTGTCCCAGGGCCGTTCGCTCCCACCACGCTGGGACGTCGGTAGGAAGCTGCTCCTCTGCAGTGCTAACCCTGCCTGGCCTGTGGGTTGCAGCTGGAGAACGCCAAGCAGTCGGCGGAGAGGAACAGCAGCATGGTGGGCGCCGCCCACGAAGAATTGCAGCAGTCGAGGATCCGCATTGACAGCCTCTCGGCCCAGCTCAGCCAGCTGCAGAAGCAGGTGAGCAGGAGATGCCAGTGAGAGCATTGTCCAGTCATCTGCCCCCTCCGCTCACTAGTTCCCCCTTGTGGCTGCCCCAGAACCAAGCTGAGCGCCTGTCACAGGCGAGCTCCATTCAGTACATGAACACGCCCCTTCGATCCGCACTAGGTGCTGCCTTCTAGCCACGGTGCtgggcagtgcaggggggctgatgGGGCTGAGTGGAGCTGGCCGGTTGCTAGGGGCAGCATGCGCACCCCCATTGCCCTGATCGTGGGGCATGGAGCAAAGGGGAGGGATGGGCAGGTTTGGAGGGAGCATGGGCATAACACCCCCAGCCTCCCTCAATCCTCTGGCTAGCACTTGGCTGCAACAGAGCTGTGCCCTGGGAAGTCTGTCAGGGGCAAACACCCCCAGCAAATGCATGACAGCAGTGTCTGTGTCTAAGGGGCCAGTAGCCCTGGTAGCCAGGGGCACCCTCTGCTGCTTGTGCTCTCCTCACCCCCTTCCTCCGCatctcctctctgctcccagctggctgCCAAGGAGTCGCAGCTGCGGGACCTGGAGGACGCGCTGGCCCGGGAGCGGGAGACCAGCCGGCGCATCCTGTCCGACAAGGAGCGGGAGATGGCGGACATGCGGGCCAggatgcagcagcagctggacgAGTACCAGGAGCTGCTGGACATCAAGCTGGCCCTGGACATGGAGATCCACGCCTACCGCaagctgctggagggagaggaggagaggtgggTGCAGAGAGAGGCTccttgatggggtgggggaggagcctgCTGGAGGCGTGGCcaaggaagggtgggggaggagcctgCTGGAGGCGTGGCcaaggaagggtgggggaggagcctgCTGGAGGCGTGGCCAAGGAAGGGTGTGGGAGAAGCCTGCTGGAGGCGTGGCCAAGGAAGGGTGTGGGAGAAGCCTGCTGGAAGCGTGGCCAAggaagggtgtgggaggagcctGCTGGAGGTGTGGCCACAGAAGGGTGAGGGAGAAGCCTGCTGGGGGCGTGGCCAAGGAAGGGTGAGGGAGGAGCCTGCTGGAGGCGTGGCCAAGGAAGGGTGAGGGAGGAGCCTGCTGGAggtgtggccacagcagggtgTGGGAGAAGCCTGCTGGAGGCGTGGCCAAGGAAGGGTGTGGGAGAAGCCTGCTGGAGGCGTGGCCAAggaagggtgtgggaggagcctGCTAGGGGCGTGGCCAAggaagggtgtgggaggagcctGCTGGGGGCGTGGCCGAGGAAGGGTGAGGGAGGACCTGATGGGCTGGGGGATGTGCCAAGGGGGGCTAGGCGAATGGAGGACATGCCTGATTTGGGTGGGCTGGTAACACAGGCCTGGTCACGTTGACATGACCCTAATATGAAGGGGGTTGGTGCTGCAGTGGTGGGCAGATTGGAGGTGGGATATGGACCCTATTCGCCTTGATCCCACCTGCCccagtggggcaggggggggccgAGCTTGTTACAAAGACAGGAGCCAGTCACAAAATCTGTTCCCACCTGACATGATCGGAGCCTCCCAGATGCAGTCAGGTGCAGAGCCTGGATCCAGGCAGGGATGGGGATTTTAGGGCGTTGGTGAGGGAAGGGGGAACATCTGGGAGCTCAGATGGGCAGGGAGGCTGGTGGCTCAGAGCGGGGACTGGCCAGGAATGGAGACTGGCTGAGCTGAGCCTGTATCCCCGCAGCCATGCTGGGGGTCTGAGAAGGGCAGCTGGCTCCTGCCGCTCCAGTCCGTGATTATCGGAAACACCCTGGACGTATCTGGAAGTGGCGGCCCCGGAGGCTAAACTCCCTCTCTGAGGAACAGGCAGCATCTGGGCGGGCCTGGCCCCTTGCCCTGCTGatgagcctcccagccccactgctcatCCACCGCAGCCAGTTCAGCCCTTGGCGTCTCAGCCGAGAGGTTGGGGGAAGCTGTGGGGAGGGATTTTGCGATGGAGACGTGTCCTTCAGGGGACGTCCCGTGGGGTAGTGGCCTCTGCCTGCAGGTCACCCTTGTCCCTTCTGTCGCTTCTAACTGGGATCGGCCAGCGCCCTAGAGGGTCCAGGCCCTGGTTCCCACCCAGCCcgccctcactccctctccctctctcccaagGCTGAGGCTGTCTCCAAGCCCCACCTCCCAGAAGGGGGGCTCCAGGATGCACGTGAGCCACTCCACCACGCCGGGCTCCTCCAAGAAGAGGAAGCTGGAGGACGGGGAGCGCCGGACGAGCTTCTCCCAACATGCGAGGACCAGCGGCCGTGTGGCCGTGGAAGAGGTTGATCTGGAAGGGAAATTTGTCCGTCTCAGGAACAAGTCCAACGAGGTAGATTTCCTGGTGGCGATGCTGGTCATGCCTAAGCAGGGGCAGGATGGGTCAGTAGCTGGAAGGGAAACCATGTAGTTCTTGAGTGTCCTTCCCCTTGGGTCGGCCCTAAACCATCTGTGCAGACAAAGGGAGCTGCGATTTTTGTGAGACTTAAAACTTAGAGCCAGTTCCTAGTGTAAACCGAGTGGTGTTCTGTTTTGTGTGCTGTCAGACAGCTgctgtgtcccaccccagaggtggatgCATTTCAGCAGTTGTTGTTGTGTGTGGCTTGCACATCACTTTGGGATGCTTTAGAACAAAAGCAGATCTCATCAGATGATCTCAAAGCTCTTTCcaaggagatcagtatcattatcccccttttacagatggggaaactgaggcacagaacagggACATGACTGCCCATGGTCACCCAGGAGActagtgtcagagctgggagtagaacccaggtttTCTGAGTCCAGTCCAGTGTGCTATCTACTAGGCCACACTGTACTGGGAGCTGTACATACACATGgtgagagacagtctctgccctgaaaatCTTTGTGTATAtcgacaagacagacaaagggcggGGAAAGGGATAcaagcagatggggaaactgaggcgaaggcaggtgaggtgacttgctgaaggtcagtGGGTCTGTGGCAGAGTCCCAGCTCAGTCCCTTGACCGCAGGACTTGTAGCCAGGGGGAGGGAAAACCGGAACAACCTTGGAGGTTGGTTTCTCAAGGCCTCTGCCTT
Proteins encoded in this window:
- the LMNA gene encoding lamin isoform X2; amino-acid sequence: MDTPSQKRATRSGAGGTPLSPTRITRLQEKEDLQELNDRLAVYIDRVRSLESENAGLRLRITESEEVVSREVSGIKSAYESELADARKTLDSVAKERARLQLELSKVREEFKELKARNGKKEGDLLAAQARLKDLEALLNSKEAALTTALGEKRNLENEIRELRAQVSKLEAALGEVKKQLQDEMLRRVDAENRLQTLKEELDFQKNIYSEELRETKRRHETRLVEIDNGRQREFESKLADALQDLRAQHEAQVRLYKEELEKTYGSKLENAKQSAERNSSMVGAAHEELQQSRIRIDSLSAQLSQLQKQLAAKESQLRDLEDALARERETSRRILSDKEREMADMRARMQQQLDEYQELLDIKLALDMEIHAYRKLLEGEEERLRLSPSPTSQKGGSRMHVSHSTTPGSSKKRKLEDGERRTSFSQHARTSGRVAVEEVDLEGKFVRLRNKSNEDQALGSWQIKRQNGDEAPISYRFPPKFTLKAGQVVTIWASGAGATHSPPTDMVWKAQSSWGSGDSLRTALINSSGEEVAMRKLVRTVIINDEDEDDDDEVSVHHRHHHGPQCSIM